One genomic segment of Rhinolophus sinicus isolate RSC01 linkage group LG11, ASM3656204v1, whole genome shotgun sequence includes these proteins:
- the PAF1 gene encoding RNA polymerase II-associated factor 1 homolog has protein sequence MAPTIQTQAQREDGHRPNSHRTLPERSGVVCRVKYCNSLPDIPFDPKFITYPFDQNRFVQYKATSLEKQHKHDLLTEPDLGVTIDLINPDTYRIDPSVLLDPADEKLLEEEIQAPTSSKRSQQHAKVVPWMRKTEYISTEFNRYGISNEKPEVKIGVSVKQQFTEEEIYKDRDSQITAIEKTFEDAQKSISQHYSKPRVTPVEVMPVFPDFKMWINPCAQVIFDSDPAPKDTSGTAALEMMSQAMIRGMMDEEGNQFVAYFLPVEETLKKRKRDQEEEMDYAPDDVYDYKIAREYNWNVKNKASKGYEENYFFIFREGDGVYYNELETRVRLSKRRAKAGVHSGTNALLVVKHRDMNEKELEAQEARKAQLENHEPEEEEEEEMETEEKEVGASDEEREKGSSSEKEGSEDERSGSESEREEGDRDEASEKSGSGEDESSEDEARAARDKEEIFGSDADSEDADSEDEDQGRAHGSDNESESGSDGAGQRSPSPSPSRSPSPSPSRSASPFPSGSEHSAQEDGSEVAPSDSSEADSDSD, from the exons ATGGCGCCCACCATCCAGACCCAGGCCCAGCGGGAGGATGGCCACAG GCCCAATTCCCACCGGACTCTGCCTGAGAG GTCTGGAGTGGTCTGCCGAGTCAAGTACTGCAATAGCCTCCCTGACATCCCCTTCGACCCCAAGTTCATCACCTACCCCTTTGACCAGAACAG GTTCGTCCAGTACAAAGCGACTTCCTTGGAAAAACAGCACAAACATGACCTCCTGACTGAGCCAGACCTGGGGGTTACCATTGACCTCATCAACCCCGACACCTACCGCATTGACCCCAGTG TACTCCTAGATCCAGCTGATGAGAAGCTTCTGGAAGAGGAGATTCAGGCCCCCACTAGCTCCAAGAG GTCACAGCAGCACGCGAAGGTGGTGCCATGGATGCGGAAGACAGAGTACATCTCCACCGAGTTCAACCGTTACGGTATCTCCAACGAGAAGCCTGAGGTCAA GATTGGGGTTTCTGTGAAACAGCAGTTCACTGAGGAAGAAATATACAAAGACAGGGATAGCCAGATCACAGCCATTGAGAAGACTTTTGAGGACGCCCAAAAATCG ATCTCCCAGCATTACAGCAAGCCCCGAGTGACACCAGTGGAGGTCATGCCTGTCTTCCCCGACTTTAAG ATGTGGATCAATCCATGCGCTCAGGTCATCTTTGACTCAGACCCAGCCCCCAAGGACACAAgtggtacagctgctttggagATGATGTCTCAGGCCATGATCAG GGGCATGATGGATGAGGAAGGGAACCAGTTTGTGGCCTACTTCCTGCCTGTGGAAGAGACGTTGAAAAAACGAAAGCGGGaccaggaggaggaaatggaCTATGCCCCGGATGATGT GTATGACTACAAGATCGCTCGGGAGTATAACTGGAATGTGAAGAACAAGGCTAGCAAGGGCTATGAGGAAAACTACTTCTTCATTTTCCGAGAGGGTGATGGAGTTTACTACAATGAGCTGGAGACCAG GGTCCGCCTGAGTAAGCGCCGGGCCAAGGCTGGGGTTCATTCGGGTACTAATGCCCTGCTTGTGGTCAAACACCGCGACATGAACGAGAAGGAATTAGAAGCTCAG GAGGCACGGAAAGCCCAGCTGGAGAACCATGAAcccgaggaggaagaggaagaggagatggagacagaagagaaagaagttggGGCCTCAG ATGAGGAGCGAGAGAAAGGCAGCAGCAGTGAGAAAGAAGGCAGTGAGGACGAGCGCTCTGGCAGTGAGAGTGAACGGGAAGAGGGTGACAGGGATGAGGCGAGTGAAAAGAGTGGCAGCGGCGAGGACGAGAGCAGTGAGGATGAGGCCCGCGCCGCCCGGGACAAAGAGGAGATCTTCGGCAGCGATGCGGATTCGGAGGACGCGGACTCTGAGGACGAGGACCAAGGACGGGCCCACGGCAGTGACAATGAGTCCGAGAGCGGCAGCGATGGCGCGGGCCAGcggagccccagccccagcccgagccgcagccccagccccagcccgaGCCGCAGCGCCAGTCCCTTCCCCAGCGGCAGCGAGCACTCAGCCCAGGAGGATGGCAGTGAAGTTGCACCTTCTGATTCCAGTGAAGCCGACAGTGACAGTGACTGA
- the MED29 gene encoding mediator of RNA polymerase II transcription subunit 29 produces the protein MAASQQQASAASSAAGVSGPGSAGGPGSQQQPQPPTQLVGPAQSGLLQQQQQDFDPVQRYKMLIPQLKESLQTLMKVAAQNLIQNTNIDNGQKSSDGPIQRFDKCLEEFYALCDQLELCLRLAHECLSQSCDSAKHSPTLVPTATKPDAVQPDSLPYPQYLAVIKAQIACAKDIHTALLDCANKVTGKTPAPPTGPGGAL, from the exons ATGGCTGCGTCCCAGCAGCAGGCTTCAGCGGCATCCTCAGCTGCTGGTGTGTCTGGCCCAGGTTCGGCTGGTGGCCCGGGTAGCCAGCAGCAGCCGCAACCACCGACACAACTGGTGGGGCCTGCCCAGAGCGGGCTTTTGCAGCAACAACAACAGGACTTCGATCCCGTGCAACGCTATAAGATGCTCATCCCACAGCTAAAGGAGAGTCTTCAG actTTGATGAAGGTTGCAGCCCAGAACTTGATTCAGAACACTAATATTGACAACGGACA AAAGAGCAGTGATGGACCCATACAGCGCTTTGACAAGTGTCTGGAGGAGTTCTACGCACTCTGTGACCAGCTGGAGCTCTGCCTG CGCTTGGCACATGAGTGCCTGTCACAGAGTTGCGACAGTGCCAAGCACTCTCCAACGCTGGTGCCCACCGCTACCAAGCCCGACGCAGTGCAGCCTGACAGCCTACCCTACCCACAGTACCTGGCAGTCATCAAAGCCCAGATTGCCTGTGCCAAGGACATTCACACCGCTCTGCTGGACTGTGCCAACAAAGTCACGGGCAAGACTCCTGCACCACCTACGGGCCCTGGGGGTGCCCTGTGA
- the SAMD4B gene encoding protein Smaug homolog 2, translating into MMFRDQVGILAGWFKGWNECEQTVALLSLLKRVTRTQARFLQLCLEHSLADCNDIHLLESEANSAAIVSQWQQESKEKVVSLLLSHLPLLQPRNTEAKSEYMRLLQKVLAYSIESNAFIEESRQLLSYALIHPATTLEDRNSLALWLSHLEERLASGFRTRSEPTYHSRQGSDEWGGPADLGPGEAGPGWQDKPPRENGHVPFHPSSSVPPAINSIGSNANTGLPCQIHPSPLKRSMSLIPTSPQAPGEWPSPEELGARAAFTTPDHAPLSPQSSVASSGSEQTEEQGSSRNTFQEDGSGMKDVPSWLKSLRLHKYAALFSQMSYEEMMTLTEQHLESQNVTKGARHKIALSIQKLRERQSVLKSLEKDVLEGGNLRNALQELQQIIITPIKAYSVLQATVAAAAATPTAKDGGQGEPLQPGAEPPLAHPGTDKGTEAKDPPAAESYPPPPAPAPTDGSEPAPAPVADGDIPSQFTRVMGKVCTQLLVSRPDEENITSYLQLIEKCLTHEAFTETQKKRLLSWKQQVLKLLRTFPRKAALEMQNYRQQKGWAFGSNSLPIAGSVGMGVARRTQRQFPMPPRALPPGRMGLLSPSGIGGISPRHALTSPSLGGQGRQNLWFANPGGSNSMPSQSRSSVQRTHSLPVHSSPQAILMFPPDCPVPGPDLEINPTLESLCLSMTEHALGDGTDKTSTI; encoded by the exons ATGATGTTCCGAGACCAGGTGGGCATCCTCGCTGGCTGGTTCAAGGGCTGGAATGAGTGTGAGCAGACGGTGGCCCTGCTGTCCCTTCTGAAGCGGGTCACCCGCACCCAGGCCCGCTTCCTGCAGCTCTGCCTGGAGCACTCATTGGCGGACTGCAATGACATCCACCTGCTGGAGTCGGAGGCCAACAGTGCTG CCATCGTCAGCCAGTGGCAGCAGGAGTCCAAAGAGAAGGTGGTGTCCCTCCTGCTGTCCCACCTGCCCCTGCTTCAGCCACGCAACACGGAGGCCAAGTCGGAGTACATGAGGCTGCTGCAGAAAGTGCTGGCTTACTCGATCGAGAGCAATGCCTTCATCGAGGAGAGCCGCCAGCTGCTCTCTTACGCCCTCATCCACCCGGCCACCACCCTGGAGGATCGCAACTCGCTAGCCCTCTGGCTGAGCCACCTGGAAGAGCGGCTGGCTAGCGGCTTCCGCACCCGGTCCGAGCCCACTTACCACTCACGCCAGGGCTCAGATGAGTGGGGGGGCCCTGCAGATCTGGGCCCTGgggaggcagggccaggctggcAGGACAAGCCTCCCAGGGAAAATGGACATGTGCCCTTCCACCCATCCAGTTCGGTGCCGCCAGCCATCAACAGTATTGGGAGCAACGCAAACACAG GTCTCCCCTGCCAAATCCACCCCAGCCCGCTGAAACGCTCCATGTCACTCATTCCCACGAGCCCTCAGGCCCCTGGTGAGTGGCCGAGTCCAGAGGAGCTTGGGGCCCGAGCTGCTTTCACCACGCCCGACCACGCACCCCTCTCGCCCCAGAGCAGCGTGGCCTCCTCTGGCAGTGAGCAGACGGAGGAGCAGGGCTCCAGCCGAAACACTTTCCAGGAGGATGGCAGTGGCATGAAAG ATGTGCCCTCGTGGCTCAAGAGCCTCCGCTTACACAAGTACGCAGCCCTCTTCTCACAGATGAGCTACGAGGAGATGATGACACTGACCGAGCAGCATCTGGAGTCTCAG AATGTCACCAAAGGTGCCCGCCACAAGATAGCCCTGAGCATCCAGAAGCTGCGTGAGAGGCAGAGCGTCCTCAAGTCCCTGGAGAAG GATGTGCTGGAAGGAGGGAACCTGCGGAACGCTCTGCAGGAGCTGCAGCAGATCATCATCACCCCCATCAAGGCCTACAGTGTCCTCCAGGCCACCGTGGCCGCCGCCGCTGCCACCCCGACTGCCAAGGATGGGGGACAAGGGGAGCCACTGCAGCCAGGTGCCGAGCCCCCCCTGGCTCACCCCGGCACAGACAAGGGCACTGAGGCCAAGGACCCTCCGGCTGCAGAGAGCTACCCCCCTCCACCAGCTCCAGCTCCCACTGATGGCAGTGAGCCAGCTCCGGCTCCCGTCGCTGATGGAGACATCCCCAGCCAGTTTACACGGGTGATGGGCAAAG TGTGCACCCAGCTGCTGGTGTCCCGACCAGACGAGGAGAACATCACCAGTTACCTCCAGCTCATCGAAAAGTGCCTGACTCATGAG GCTTTCACGGAGACGCAGAAAAAACGGCTGCTGTCCTGGAAACAGCAAGTGCTGAAGCTCCTCCGGACCTTCCCACGCAAAGCAGCACTAGAGATGCAGAACTACCGGCAGCAGAAAGG CTGGGCGTTTGGCTCCAACTCACTCCCCATAGCTGGCtctgtggggatgggggtggccCGGCGGACCCAGCGGCAGTTCCCAATGCCTCCCCGGGCCCTCCCGCCTGGCAGGATGGGCCTTCTGAGCCCCTCGGGCATTGGGGGCATCTCCCCCCGACATGCCCTCACCAGTCCCAGCCTTGGGGGCCAGGGCCGACAG AACTTGTGGTTTGCCAACCCCGGAGGCAGCAACAGCATGCCCAGCCAGAGCCGCAGCTCTGTGCAGCGCACCCACTCGCTCCCAGTCCACTCGTCGCCCCAGGCCATTCTCATGTTCCCTCCAG ACTGCCCGGTCCCTGGGCCTGACCTGGAGATCAATCCCACTCTGGAGTCTCTGTGTCTGAGCATGACAGAACACGCCTTGGGTG ATGGGACAGACAAAACCTCCACCATCTGA